A window of the Bacillales bacterium genome harbors these coding sequences:
- a CDS encoding dynamin family protein, translating into MTSELTTLPASRKTELFRKLTVLRKKFVDAGDEANAAKLASLARKVEQSEFAFGFCGHFSAGKSTMINHLTGEDLLPSSPIPTSANLVKVCARDSAYARVFFHDETAVQFAYPYDVDQLHNYARDNDIHSIEISHPIDRLPTGTAVLDTPGVDSTDDAHRISTESALHLADVIFYVTDYNHVLSEVNFAFWQQLKALNKRTVLVVNQIDKHQDGELPFSAYRQTIETALQERELGFEHIFYTSLGALDHPENEISRLREYIDGFAGSREALLIENAETEARRLIEEHAEALLDSNKSDSEHADDSASAQAEWEALHAKIDTLENHPDTFFEEAQKELKKTIQSAILMPYETREAGRAYLESAQADFKVGLFGAKKKTEQAREQRLTLFFEKVSAAVETLDWQVKEGLAKLARSFDIRDEAFSAAIYDIKVTLEPRLLKEQIEPGATFNDRYVLNYSEKVAEAIQRLYLRAVNEKLEEGRRLLQVQAQPELEALRVRLSALDAQVEQSRRRRALEQEAETRRTEWLSVLSGEVDEAAAREALAALPDREIREAEARAPREPAPTPPPRGGGRVEAKDAPVPAAAGGAAAFRERRLQAAAVLERAAAAAGAVRGLGGAAAEMRSRAERLECNRFTVALFGAFSAGKSSFANALIGESVLPVSPNPTTAAINKISPVDETHRHGTARIQLKAEADLLADVRRALKPFALTVNGLNELPQALAGIDDHNRSGDRVRQLSFLLAVAQGLREFGDELGKEQLVDLREFHERVANEEKACMVESIELYYDCPLTRQGITLVDTPGADSINARHTGVAFDYIKNADAVLFVTYYNHAFSRADREFLIQLGRVKDSFAMDKMFFVVNAADLASSDEELRTVVDYIESNLLTHGIRHPRIYPVSSKLAIKEKTDHPAGDSGIAAFEHDFFRFSMGELTNVAIKEAAGDVRRAMETVNAYLSASREDESVRAQKREQAEASRREVLQIIKDSEAKAALQSIEQEISQLIHYVNERVFLRYHDMFKESFSPAALSDLTENKKQAVMDGVAELIERIGFDLAQEMRATALRIEAFSTKALKTVGAKITEETERRTGKAFLPEAESPEYRTPKFENELETLDLTSYQDLAGYFKNTKQFFEKEGRRKLHDELQGRLQAPVSGYLSMSETTLKETYPTQFAAAVEALKDRLSSRTNEHFEGELAVLSTDVDPQELENRKNELSNLLQQLASF; encoded by the coding sequence ATGACTTCCGAACTCACGACGCTGCCGGCTTCACGGAAAACCGAGCTGTTCAGGAAACTGACCGTTTTGCGAAAAAAATTTGTTGACGCTGGCGACGAGGCGAATGCCGCCAAGCTTGCCAGCCTTGCGCGGAAGGTGGAACAATCCGAATTCGCCTTCGGCTTTTGCGGCCACTTTTCCGCAGGCAAATCGACGATGATCAACCATTTGACGGGTGAGGATTTGCTGCCGTCGAGTCCCATCCCGACATCGGCCAACTTAGTGAAGGTTTGCGCACGGGATTCCGCTTACGCGCGGGTCTTTTTTCATGACGAAACAGCGGTGCAGTTTGCTTATCCGTACGATGTCGATCAGCTGCACAACTATGCGCGCGACAACGACATCCATTCAATCGAAATCAGCCACCCGATCGATCGTTTGCCTACGGGTACGGCGGTTCTCGACACACCCGGCGTGGATTCGACCGATGATGCCCACCGGATATCCACGGAATCGGCGCTGCACTTGGCGGATGTTATTTTTTACGTGACGGATTACAACCATGTGCTCTCTGAGGTGAATTTCGCGTTTTGGCAGCAGCTGAAGGCGCTGAACAAACGGACGGTGCTCGTCGTCAACCAAATCGACAAGCATCAAGACGGAGAACTGCCGTTTTCGGCTTATCGACAAACGATCGAAACAGCTTTGCAGGAACGCGAACTCGGGTTTGAACACATTTTTTACACATCGCTCGGGGCATTGGACCATCCGGAGAACGAAATCAGCCGCTTGCGCGAATACATTGATGGGTTTGCCGGAAGTCGCGAAGCGTTGTTGATTGAAAACGCGGAAACCGAGGCCCGGCGGCTCATTGAAGAGCATGCGGAGGCGCTCCTTGATTCAAATAAAAGTGACAGTGAACACGCTGACGATTCTGCGTCCGCGCAGGCTGAATGGGAAGCGCTCCACGCAAAGATAGACACGCTTGAAAATCACCCGGACACGTTTTTCGAAGAGGCGCAAAAGGAATTGAAGAAGACGATCCAGTCGGCGATCTTGATGCCTTATGAGACGCGTGAAGCGGGTCGTGCGTATTTGGAATCGGCGCAAGCGGATTTCAAAGTCGGCTTGTTTGGAGCGAAAAAGAAAACGGAACAAGCACGCGAGCAGCGGTTGACGCTTTTTTTTGAAAAAGTTTCCGCGGCGGTCGAAACGCTCGACTGGCAAGTGAAAGAAGGGCTTGCGAAATTGGCCCGGTCGTTTGACATTCGCGATGAAGCTTTTTCGGCGGCGATTTACGATATCAAAGTGACGCTTGAGCCGCGGCTGCTGAAAGAGCAAATCGAGCCGGGCGCGACGTTTAATGACCGCTACGTCTTGAACTACAGCGAAAAGGTGGCCGAGGCGATTCAGCGGCTTTATTTGCGCGCCGTCAACGAAAAGCTCGAAGAGGGGCGCCGGCTCCTTCAAGTTCAGGCGCAGCCTGAACTTGAAGCGCTGCGCGTTCGCCTTTCGGCGCTCGACGCGCAAGTCGAGCAGAGCCGGAGAAGAAGAGCGCTTGAGCAAGAAGCCGAAACTCGCCGGACGGAATGGCTGTCCGTGTTGTCCGGCGAGGTGGATGAGGCTGCGGCGCGCGAAGCGCTGGCCGCGCTCCCGGATCGTGAGATCCGGGAGGCGGAAGCGCGAGCGCCGCGTGAGCCGGCGCCAACGCCGCCGCCGAGAGGCGGCGGGCGGGTGGAGGCGAAGGACGCCCCGGTGCCGGCGGCAGCCGGAGGGGCGGCGGCTTTTCGCGAGCGGCGGCTGCAGGCCGCGGCGGTGTTGGAGCGGGCCGCGGCGGCAGCCGGGGCGGTGCGAGGGCTGGGCGGCGCAGCCGCGGAGATGCGAAGCCGGGCGGAGCGGTTGGAGTGCAACCGGTTTACGGTTGCGCTGTTTGGGGCGTTCAGTGCGGGGAAGTCGTCGTTCGCGAATGCGCTGATCGGCGAGTCGGTGCTGCCGGTGTCGCCGAATCCGACGACGGCGGCGATTAACAAGATTTCGCCGGTCGATGAGACGCATCGGCACGGAACGGCGCGGATTCAGCTGAAGGCGGAAGCGGATTTGCTGGCGGACGTGCGGAGGGCGCTCAAGCCGTTCGCTTTGACCGTCAATGGGCTTAACGAGCTTCCGCAAGCGTTGGCAGGTATTGACGATCACAACCGCAGCGGTGACCGCGTGCGCCAGCTCTCGTTTTTGCTGGCGGTTGCTCAAGGCTTGCGCGAGTTCGGGGACGAACTTGGCAAGGAGCAGCTGGTCGACTTGAGGGAATTTCATGAGCGTGTCGCCAATGAAGAGAAGGCGTGCATGGTCGAATCAATTGAGCTGTATTACGACTGTCCGCTGACGCGGCAAGGCATTACGCTCGTTGATACGCCTGGCGCGGATTCGATCAACGCGCGCCATACAGGTGTGGCATTTGATTACATCAAGAATGCTGACGCTGTCTTGTTCGTCACGTATTATAACCATGCGTTTTCGCGTGCGGACCGGGAGTTTTTGATCCAACTCGGGCGCGTGAAAGATTCATTTGCGATGGATAAAATGTTTTTCGTCGTCAATGCGGCAGATCTCGCTTCTTCTGACGAAGAGCTTCGAACGGTCGTTGATTACATCGAGTCTAACTTGTTGACGCACGGCATCCGCCATCCGCGGATCTATCCGGTTTCGAGCAAGCTTGCAATCAAGGAAAAAACGGATCATCCCGCGGGAGATTCGGGCATTGCCGCGTTTGAACATGATTTCTTCCGCTTTTCAATGGGTGAATTGACGAATGTCGCGATCAAAGAAGCGGCCGGCGACGTGCGCCGGGCCATGGAAACGGTCAACGCTTATCTTTCCGCTTCCCGTGAAGACGAAAGCGTACGAGCGCAAAAACGCGAACAGGCGGAGGCTTCCCGTCGAGAGGTTCTGCAGATCATTAAAGACAGCGAGGCAAAAGCAGCGCTTCAATCGATCGAACAAGAAATTAGTCAGCTCATTCACTACGTGAATGAACGCGTGTTCTTGCGTTATCACGATATGTTCAAAGAGTCTTTCAGTCCCGCGGCGTTGTCGGATTTGACGGAAAACAAGAAGCAGGCGGTCATGGACGGTGTTGCCGAATTAATCGAACGGATCGGTTTCGACCTCGCGCAAGAGATGCGCGCGACCGCTTTGCGGATCGAGGCATTCTCGACGAAAGCGTTGAAAACGGTTGGCGCGAAAATAACGGAAGAAACAGAACGGCGGACGGGGAAGGCTTTCTTGCCTGAGGCGGAATCCCCGGAATACCGAACGCCGAAATTCGAAAATGAGCTTGAAACCCTTGATTTGACGAGTTATCAAGACCTGGCCGGTTATTTCAAGAACACAAAACAGTTCTTTGAAAAAGAGGGTCGGCGAAAGCTTCACGACGAATTGCAAGGTCGATTGCAAGCTCCCGTTTCCGGCTATTTGTCCATGTCGGAAACGACACTGAAAGAAACGTATCCAACACAGTTCGCCGCCGCGGTCGAGGCTTTAAAAGACCGCCTCAGCAGCCGAACAAACGAACATTTCGAAGGAGAGCTGGCGGTTTTATCAACGGACGTCGATCCGCAGGAACTGGAGAACCGTAAAAACGAGCTTTCGAATCTTTTGCAGCAGCTTGCTTCATTTTGA
- a CDS encoding DUF421 domain-containing protein, with the protein MLHFLANYIWTPIAVFAAGYVIIRFMGKKAVAEMTGFELLAVLVVGTTISEPVVTKKLGSAIYFSAAIALLYLAFSYLNLNNRIKKWIDPRPTVLVRGGDIDKTGLKKAKMTVEELNAQLRSKGVANVSDVELAALEQIGKFTVIPKSDKRPLQPSDRQLSPPPTFIPIPLVVDGSILDYNLRYLGKDRQWLMEQLAGKNISADNLNTVTLAVYNEYGAVQVDNEDQTDHSSGTYNYKPGHTDNQ; encoded by the coding sequence ATGCTGCATTTTCTTGCCAACTACATTTGGACACCGATTGCGGTGTTTGCCGCCGGTTACGTGATCATTCGATTTATGGGGAAAAAAGCGGTCGCGGAGATGACCGGCTTTGAATTGCTTGCCGTTCTTGTCGTAGGAACGACCATTTCGGAACCGGTCGTGACGAAAAAACTCGGGAGTGCCATTTATTTTTCGGCGGCGATTGCCCTCTTGTATTTGGCTTTCTCTTACTTGAATTTGAACAATCGGATAAAAAAATGGATCGATCCCCGTCCGACGGTGCTCGTGCGCGGCGGCGACATTGATAAAACCGGGTTGAAAAAAGCGAAAATGACCGTCGAAGAATTGAACGCCCAACTGCGCAGCAAAGGCGTCGCCAACGTCTCCGACGTCGAACTCGCTGCCCTCGAACAAATCGGAAAATTCACGGTCATCCCGAAGTCGGACAAGCGGCCGCTGCAACCGTCCGATCGACAATTATCCCCGCCGCCGACATTCATTCCGATTCCTCTTGTCGTGGACGGATCGATTCTCGACTACAATTTGCGGTATCTCGGCAAGGACCGCCAATGGCTCATGGAACAACTCGCCGGCAAAAACATTTCCGCAGACAACTTGAACACCGTTACACTGGCCGTTTACAACGAATACGGCGCCGTGCAAGTAGACAACGAAGACCAAACCGACCATAGCAGCGGAACGTACAATTACAAACCCGGGCATAC